In the Arachis ipaensis cultivar K30076 chromosome B04, Araip1.1, whole genome shotgun sequence genome, ccTAAACAATTGTAATCTTAGTGATTAGGTTATAGaaaatcaacattcaatattgaaaagtatttgttatcatcgttGTTTTAATATCCATTTTTTGTggaaaaaaaatgtattttttgagttatttatccaaatgCTACAACCTTAAAAGTTGCAAGttataattttagagagaaaggaATGGAAGGGAAGGATttgaagaactaaaaataaaaactcaCAATGAATCCCCTTAAGGGTCCCTATTTCCTTTAACTTTTGCTGGCAGTGAGCAGATGGCCAAAGAGAAACAGACAAAAGAACATTAGTCATAAGCCTTATCAATTTTACGATAAATTTGAATCAACCAATATCACTGCATAATATTCAGGTCGACCCAAAACTATAATCTTGTTTCAGAGTGAACCATGATAAACTGCACTCGAGGAGAGGACATGCCTAATTCTCCCAAATAACCTCCGAAAGATTGCCCCACAGGAAAGTTGTAACCTTATAGTTTTTCGCCCTTAATCTAAAAATAACTTCGTTAGATATACTCGTATACAGCTGAGGAGAAAAAATAATGTAAGTTCTGTGTTCTTTGAATGCAGCAAAGGCAACTTAAAAActcttattattttttcattgttAACTGGTGATCTCATCTTCCATATTTCATTTTCCAGTGTTAAGTTAGGTGCATTTTCTTAGCTGTACTCCCTCTTcatctctctcacacacacatacaGACAcaacaacacacacacacacacatgccCAAATAGACTTCTGTGATATAATCTTATGCTTTTACTTAATTATCTGAGCAGGGAAGAGCACCTTAATGAACCATCTTTTCCACACAAGCTTCAGGGAGATGGATGCTTTCAAAGGAAGGTTGGGTTCTGAAATTATTGACTTGGTATTGTGGACAGTAAAAGGAACATTACAAGGAAAATAGGGGTGCGTTGGGGGCTGGGGAGTATAAAGAAAGGATGGAAACTGGATGTCATTTGTCATCATCTATAATGCAGTCTATTGTGTCTTAgttattttaaaagaatttttgaaTACTGTATTCTTGCAGATCTCAAACAACTAAGGGCATTTGGATAGCAAAGTGTGTGGGGATTGAACCTTGCACAATTGCTATGGATTTAGAGGGTACTGATGGAAGGGAGAGGGGTGAGGTATGTCagtttatattttttgtttctccatTTCCTGTGCATTGTTATGCAACTGGCACTTGTCCATGCATAATTGCATATGATCACAAATTTCGAGCCCTAGCTTTTCCTCTACTAACAAATCTCTCTCACTTTCctgcttttttgtttttaaatgtaAATGAGGATGTCTCAACCCGGGTTTGAACCGAGGACATCTTTCCTGCATTTTTATTGATGTGCATTTGATACATATAATATCTTAATTcatatttgttttgttttgtttttcttttttaaattaacttCCAGGATGATACTGCTTTTGAGAAACAGAGTGCTCTTTTTGCTTTGGCAATATCAGATATTGTTCTGATTAATATGTAAGTTACTAGTATAGATCATTGCTTTATTTAATTGGTCAAACGGATCAGAGTATTGGGCAAACAGACTTACACTTAGTAATTTCATGAAGCCTTTGAAAATTACATTGCTCAATAAATACCTAGGTAGAGTTGCAAATTGCTTGGTCTATCTTGGTGCTATACCAGTATCCTTAAAGCTGGACGGCCTGGCTAACTAAATCGCGAACTGGACCCCTTTTGGGGTTCCATTaactggaaaaaaaaaaaccagtgGTAAAAGATTAGAATAATCAATCAAGAACTGACATGTTCTTAGCAGCCCATCCAAATCCTTTCTTACCTTCCTTTGGGTCAAATTAGTGTAAAAAGAACTTAAATGTCGTAAAAAGAACTTAAATGTCATGGGTTATGAAACCTTGTAGTAGATATATCAAAACAACTTTCAGTCCCTTCAACATTTATTGAAGGTTTTATTTTATTCACAGGTGGTGTCATGATATTGGTCGGGAGCAAGCAGCCAATAAACCACTTTTAAAAACAGTTTTTCAGGTAGTTTCCAGCGATGATTTTCCTTCTTGTTGATTTGAGTATGAATTTTCATATAATGGCCTTTCTTTTATCCGTAGGTCATGATGCGTCTATTCAGTCCCCGCAAGACAACATTGCTTTTTGTTATACGTGATAAAACAAGGGTAACACTTTTATCTTTTCTTGGGAATATACCATTGCGTATGTTTATAATTCTACTTAATATTTTAGCATTCTTTTGGCTGTATATGTAGACCCCACTTGAAAATTTGGAGCCTATTCTAAGAGAAGATATTCAAAAGGTattatttccttttattttccaaggattttccTTTGTTGTCTCTTCTTTCCATCATCTGAAATTATTAACGCGGTATGAATTTGTCAGATTTGGGATGCAGTTCCAAAACCCCAAGCTCATAAACATACTCCTCTCAGTGAATTTTTCAATGTAAGAGGATCTGTCTGTCTGTCTTCTCTTTAATGATTCAAAGTATATATCTAATTATTGATTAATGATTCTTCAAATAAAGGTGGAGGTTACTGCTTTGTCAAGCTATGAAGACAAGGAAGAAAAGTTCAAAGAGGAGGTACCCTTTCCTGAAATAGGAGTTCtgtaggattttatgcatgctTGTTTGTTTGTCATTTTGGAGTACTTTAGTAGTTCAGTATTTATTGCCATTAGACTGGGTTTTGACTATTTTTGCCTATAAATATCTATGCAAATAAATGATGTTTAAACATTTCTGCATTGAACATTTTCTGTTTTATTCTTTGTTCactttattttttggtttttctgCTTCTCCGCGGGCCAACGTGGATCACAGTGTTACACTTACTCATACAGGTTGCACAACTACGGCAGCGTTTCTTCCATTCTATAGCTCCTGGAGGTCTTGCTGGTGATCGACGTGGTGTTGTGCCTGCTTCTGCCTTTTCTATTAGTGCACAGCAAATATGGAAAGTCATCCGAGAGAACAAGGACCTTGATCTTCCGGCTCATAAGGTTTGTTATTAGCTTATGTTTGGGATGTGACATTGGTTTGATCTTCTTATTGATTTGGCTTCTTTTCCATAAATAGGTAATGGTTGCAACTGTGCGTTGTGAAGAGATTGCTGATGAAAAGCTTAGCTGCTTACGCTCTGATGAGGTGCTTATCCATATCCTTCTATTGCAAGTTAAATTAGTTGTTTTTATAATAAGTAGTCATAACGTGAATGATTTGGCCCAGGGTTGGTTGGAATTGGAGGAAGCTGTTCAATCAGGTCCAGTACGAGGTTTTGGGGAAAAGCTGAGCTCCATTATTGATGCCTATCTTTCACAGTAAGTTTCAGATGCGGGAGTTTAGTATTCAAAGATATTCTTGTGTTTGGTAGCTATAATTAAGAGCTTTTCCTACCGATTCTAATGTTACATGCTAATCACAACCATTGAAATGTAGTAATTTTTTGAATTAAATTGAGATACATTTCGTTACTGGATCACTCAGAAGGGTAACACTGCTTTGCTATAGTCTTTACCTTATTCAGAGTTTGTATGATGTAATGATgtgaaaagagaataaaataaaaaagtggaTTATGGCCTTTCCAATCTTTTCAAAAGCTTAATAGGTTTGAATCTTTCGAATAGTAGCACTTCCACTTAATAGGTTTGAATCTTCCGAATAGTAGCACTTCCAAATGAATAAAAAAGAGGAGGGAGGTTTTTTTGGGGGGGGGGTGGCAGATTCATTCCACTTGGGTAGAGAAGGATTCAGCTTGTCATTGAAGCTTAAATATTTAGTTGATGTTGTATTACATTTAGACATCATTGTTTTGGGTAATTTAATCACCTTATACAGTTCCAGAGTTCCAGTCTTTCTTTTTATGTGGATAACATCTGATTTCAACAGATATGATGAGGAGGCAATATTCTTTGATGAATCTGTGAGAAATGCAAAACGAAAGCAATTAGAATCCAAGGCATTGGATGTAAGACTGTCTGCTATCTTTTAATTGCTTTATTGATTTATTTCTATTCATTTAGACTAAACTTCAATACTGGCAATATGGGTTGTCTAAATGATTCTATAACCCGGTATTCTAAAATCTTAAGGTAAGCAAATGAGTTCATATCATATAAAAGTAACAATGCGGCAACATTCTTTAATATACACAAGTGCACTTGGTTATTGATCAGAAAATAAGTAGTGAAAACGATGGACTGTGCTGAAAAATTGTTAAGGGCTTCTGAAGACGGACAGAGTGTCCATATTGTGTGTGATACACAAAATTTATATGATCTTTTTTTTTCCCTCAACTTTTCAGTTTGTATACCCTGCTTATACAACATTGCTGGGGCACCTACGTTCTAAAGCTGTAGATGATTTTAAGGCTAAGCTAGAGCAATCACTGAACAACGGAGAAGGATTTGCTTCATCTGTTCGCATGTGGACTGAGTCTATTATGCTAGAGTTTGAAAAAGGATCTGCTGGTAAATAGTCTGATAGAATGCCTTCTTTGCATATACATTGTCACCTGTTACTTTATTTGCATGTTCTAGAATTTATTGCCAAATCTCAAATGCTATGTTTCCCACCGTTATAGTTAATAATACATCACTCCACACATATGGAGAATTCAAGTACTTTAAATGGAGAAAAAATCAATAAGCAGTAACATTTGTTTGATTTATATCAAGTTCTTTAAAGATTTGGATGGTATCAGTTTCCTTTTCATTGTGTCAAGGACGTATATGAATCATTAATGATAGATACTTTTTTATGTTCCTATTTTCTCAAATGAGTTACATTAGCATCTTATGCTCGTATTTTCTCACATTAAAGATACATATTCTCTCATATGGATTTACTTGAAATCTCCTTTTTTTCTTGGTAATCATGTAAAACTTTCATATTGCTGGTGAAGTGCTCACTTCTATTTGGTGCTTTTGTAATTTTGTTTGTACTTTCCAGATGCTGCTGTGAGACAGGCTAGTTGGAGTGCATCAAAAGTCAGAGACAAACTGCATCGCGATATTGAGTCACATGCTTCAACTGTGCGTGACACAAAGTTATCAGAAATAACAACTAAATTTGAGGTAATGGTATCATCACTTCATAAGAGATTAGTCATTTGATGATGTTTCATATCTCTCTGTCAAACACTGAAAGGGAGACCTTTTTTTTGGGCAGAAACAATTGGCCAAGGCCCTGATTGAGCCAGTGGAGTCACTATTTGAAGCAGGTGGAAAAGACACTTGGGTTTCAATAAGGAAGCTTCTTAAACGTGAGACTGAAGCTGCCGTATCAGAACTTTCAGCTTGTATTTCTGGTTTTGAATTGGATGAAGAAACAGTTGAAAGAATGCAACAAAGCTTAAGGGACTATGCAAAACAAATAGTGGAAaataaagcaaaagaagagtcAGGAAAGATTCTGATTCGCATGAAGGATAGGTAACAATATTCTAAATATAAATCTTGTCAATTCTTTAATCTATGTACCAAGATGTGTCTGTATTGCAATTTGCtagatttattttataaattgattgATTTTGGAGTTTGGGAATTGGATAGTAGTAAGGATTGAAACTAGTCATGATGCTTTGCTAAGTATTTGTGAAGTCCTTGAATGATATAGGAGTGCCAGAATTTTTCAAGCAAGAGGATGTTATTGTCAGTGCCAGAATTTTTCAGGACAAGAAATTaggataaattattaaaaataaaacttGCTCGTTACGTTGGCAGTGAATCCTAACCTAGCAGGATAAGGCCTGTTGTTATTGTCTTTTGTCCCCATTTGtttttgcttttgtttttgtAGGATGCCTGTAGTATAGTATTTATCTGGAAGCTTACTGGTATTGTGGTACTTTTCAGATTCTCTACTGTGTTCAATCATGATGCTGATTCACTCCCTAGAGTGTGGACTGGGAAAGAAGATATCAGAGCTATTACTAGGGATGCTCGCTCTGCGGTAATTAATAGCcaatttgatgataaattttcaGCTTGCCTATACTTGCAAGTATGTTAGAAATCACTTCATTTAGCACCATTTAATGTTTTTTCTACTGCCTTGTATCAGTCGCTGAAGCTTCTATCAGATATGGCTGCTATACGCTTGGAGGATGAGAAGCCAGATCACATTGAAAATGTACTTCAGTCATCTCTCATTGATAGACCTGCTGGTGCAATATCTTCCCAAAATAGAATTGAAGGGCCTACAGATCCACTGGCTTCAAGCACGTGGGAGGAGGTACAACTATATGCGAATATTTGTGGTATTCCTGTTAATGTTGTAGAGAAAGCTATTATTTCTGAGCATCTGTTATAAATGTAGGTTCATCCAAAAGACACACTTATCACTCCGGTGCATTGCAAGTCCTTGTGGAGACAGTTCCAGGGAGAAACTGAATATACAGTTACCCAGGCTATTTCAGCTCAGGTAAAAGCATAAAAAACTATTCTTCACTTTAACTTTTCCCCCCTTACCTTTCTTAACTGAACCTTTGGTGCAATTTTAAACTTCTAATCGAATTGTCTGCTTATAAGTATTCCCTGATTGTTAATGTTTTGGCTAAAATTAGGGTCTGTATGGTAAATATATGCTGTGTGTTAGTTACTGAGAAAGAGGGGATGGTTTTTACATAGTGTGCAAATTATAATATTGGACTACAATTTCTTTTGCTGGACAGAAAAATCCTATAAAAAGCTGAATTGGTATTAGTTATTGGAGTAACATCTATAATCCTTTTTTCGTTGTTTTGGTTGTGGGTTCAGGAGGCCTACAAGAGGAGTAACAATTGGCTACCTCCTCCATGGGCAATAATGGCTATGGTCATCCTTGGTTTTAATGAATTTATGCTGCTTCTAAAGTAAGTCATCACCTAAGTCTGAACCGTATCTTTGTTGTTATCATAATTAGAGTTTATCTAATTAGCTGATTATCCGAGACAATTCTCTTCATAATTGTGGAATGGATTGGAACCTATTTCCCTCTGTTTAATAGTTTTCTGACTTTACGCGTGAAACAGAAATCCTCTCTACCTGATGATTATATTTGTTGCCTATCTAATCGGGAAGGCCCTTTGGGTACAAATGGACATAGCTGGCGAATTTCGGCATGGCGCGGTATGATTGGACTTCCTCTTTCACTCTTCTCCTGAATTGGGATTCTCTATTCTCTCTAATATTTTGTTTGAAGGGTGTGTTTGCGAGTTTTGAATTTTCTCGCAAACTTTGTtccccaatttttttttttgatctTAATTTACAATGTTGGAAATGATTTGTAAAAGCAGTAACTAACATAAGAGCGAGCTAGTGAGATGATGTCAGTTACCATGTTTTCTTTGCAGCTTCCTGGTCTTCTATCCCTTTCGTCGAAGTTTGTGCCGACAATTATGAACATTCTTAAACGTCTCGCTGAAGAAGCTCAGGCGAACTCGACACCTGGAGGGTCAGAATCACAAAATGCAGATGCTCCGGTATCAAGAAATCAAATGCAAAATTCTGATAGGGTATCAAGCACGCTCTCCAATTCTTCTGTATCCAGTGTTGGCTCATCTGGCATTGATCAAGAATACTCATCACCAAACTTGTCTCAAAGACGAAGAACAAACCTTCCAGAAGCTGAATTTTCTTGAGGGTTATTGTTATAGCATTCAAATAGGATCCATGTATCAGTTACGTTTTCTTTCCAGTGTCagttttgcattttattttattttattttttgggtaTACAGCATCAGTTTTTTGTTTACTTTATCTACGTTACTCTTCCTTTCTATTAATATTTATGCGTTATAGCTTGTAATTATCAGAAAATATATGAAGGGGAGGAACCCCTATTGGGGTTCAAGTTCAACTATTCAATAATATATGGAAGTCATATCAAAGAccgttaaaaataattaaataatacgaGCGTTCAGtttgttaaaaacttaaaattattaGCTATTACTATTAGTGAAGATATGTTTAAATAATATTCAGAGCCAAGATTTTCATTTTGGGTATTACTGTTAATATCCTTACGATACATATTACCGTGAAAAATGATATATATTCAATCTTATTCTTTATTAAAAAATCTGCATGTAGTGAGAATATATGATATCTtttcaattatattttttatccGTCAGAATATTAATTCACTCAAACAGCGTAACACCTCTGcccctttctcttctctctcactctcacaccaaaatgaatctctaattTCATCCAATTAATCCTATCAGGACAAACACCGCCGCTACGTCAGCCCCCAGCCGCCGCCACTCTTCTCTTCATCACCGTTTCTGTGCTTGTTGTGAAATCCCACCAGCCACCGTCACCCCAGCCCGCCTCTGTGATCGTCGTCGTCGGCAGTGACAGAGGGTGCCATCGTCATCGTCGTCCTCGATCCTCTTCTCCTCTACATCACGCAAACGGTTACTCAATCCTCTTCAAGGGCGTCCTCTCCTCCGTGAATCTCTGCCCGGGGCCTCGCCTGGAATCTGCGTCCTCTCCTCCGTGAATCTCTGCCCGGGGCCTCGCCTGGAATCTCTGCTCGGGGCCTCGCCGTTGCAAACTGATCCTCTTCTGAGCTTACTGTCACCGCCGTTCCTCCCTCACCGTGTCTCTAGTAAGCCGCTGCTTCTTCAGTTTCGATTTTTAAGATTATGGCTTCTGacttgatttttttttactaGATTCTGAGTTGGGATTGTGTTCTGAGTTAGGTTGTTGCTTAATGTGATTCTGAATTTAGTATGGATtgtttcacttagtttttctgtTTCTGGATTTTTTGTATTTGGAGGATGAGTTGTTTATATTATGAGTTTTTGTTGTTGAAAATCATTGATTTTGTTGAACCTAGTTAGGATTTGGTTAGTTATAAGAGGCTTGTTGCATTCTAATGGCCATTTCAGGCAGATGCAAGTGTCGAGATTTAGGAGCACGCAGTGGTCTTCCATATCGTGTTGATGACCCACGCATGCTTCCTTCCTACAGTAGATTTTCTTCCCGTTATGTTTTTTTCCACAATAAGTGATTTCATCAATGTCTTTTTCAATTGAATTGTATATTAGCAACCCAAAAAGGATAATTGAATTATATATTAAGAGAATTGACGTTGAATAATTAGCCTTGACTTGACAATGTTGCTTGCAAGATCTTTAATTTCTAGCAGTTTGAGTGGAAATTCTTTGTCTCGTTTAGTTGTTTTAAAGTCATCaataaatttagtaaaaattaagccatttagttttcaatttaacTCAATCAGAATACTATCAATGAATTTTTC is a window encoding:
- the LOC107638807 gene encoding protein ROOT HAIR DEFECTIVE 3 homolog 2 isoform X2, which codes for MDLEGTDGRERGEDDTAFEKQSALFALAISDIVLINMWCHDIGREQAANKPLLKTVFQVMMRLFSPRKTTLLFVIRDKTRTPLENLEPILREDIQKIWDAVPKPQAHKHTPLSEFFNVEVTALSSYEDKEEKFKEEVAQLRQRFFHSIAPGGLAGDRRGVVPASAFSISAQQIWKVIRENKDLDLPAHKVMVATVRCEEIADEKLSCLRSDEGWLELEEAVQSGPVRGFGEKLSSIIDAYLSQYDEEAIFFDESVRNAKRKQLESKALDFVYPAYTTLLGHLRSKAVDDFKAKLEQSLNNGEGFASSVRMWTESIMLEFEKGSADAAVRQASWSASKVRDKLHRDIESHASTVRDTKLSEITTKFEKQLAKALIEPVESLFEAGGKDTWVSIRKLLKRETEAAVSELSACISGFELDEETVERMQQSLRDYAKQIVENKAKEESGKILIRMKDRFSTVFNHDADSLPRVWTGKEDIRAITRDARSASLKLLSDMAAIRLEDEKPDHIENVLQSSLIDRPAGAISSQNRIEGPTDPLASSTWEEVHPKDTLITPVHCKSLWRQFQGETEYTVTQAISAQEAYKRSNNWLPPPWAIMAMVILGFNEFMLLLKNPLYLMIIFVAYLIGKALWVQMDIAGEFRHGALPGLLSLSSKFVPTIMNILKRLAEEAQANSTPGGSESQNADAPVSRNQMQNSDRVSSTLSNSSVSSVGSSGIDQEYSSPNLSQRRRTNLPEAEFS
- the LOC107638807 gene encoding protein ROOT HAIR DEFECTIVE 3 homolog 2 isoform X1, with protein sequence MDAATDDCCSTQLIDGDGGFNVSGLDHFIRNVKLAACGLSYAVVAIMGPQSSGKSTLMNHLFHTSFREMDAFKGRSQTTKGIWIAKCVGIEPCTIAMDLEGTDGRERGEDDTAFEKQSALFALAISDIVLINMWCHDIGREQAANKPLLKTVFQVMMRLFSPRKTTLLFVIRDKTRTPLENLEPILREDIQKIWDAVPKPQAHKHTPLSEFFNVEVTALSSYEDKEEKFKEEVAQLRQRFFHSIAPGGLAGDRRGVVPASAFSISAQQIWKVIRENKDLDLPAHKVMVATVRCEEIADEKLSCLRSDEGWLELEEAVQSGPVRGFGEKLSSIIDAYLSQYDEEAIFFDESVRNAKRKQLESKALDFVYPAYTTLLGHLRSKAVDDFKAKLEQSLNNGEGFASSVRMWTESIMLEFEKGSADAAVRQASWSASKVRDKLHRDIESHASTVRDTKLSEITTKFEKQLAKALIEPVESLFEAGGKDTWVSIRKLLKRETEAAVSELSACISGFELDEETVERMQQSLRDYAKQIVENKAKEESGKILIRMKDRFSTVFNHDADSLPRVWTGKEDIRAITRDARSASLKLLSDMAAIRLEDEKPDHIENVLQSSLIDRPAGAISSQNRIEGPTDPLASSTWEEVHPKDTLITPVHCKSLWRQFQGETEYTVTQAISAQEAYKRSNNWLPPPWAIMAMVILGFNEFMLLLKNPLYLMIIFVAYLIGKALWVQMDIAGEFRHGALPGLLSLSSKFVPTIMNILKRLAEEAQANSTPGGSESQNADAPVSRNQMQNSDRVSSTLSNSSVSSVGSSGIDQEYSSPNLSQRRRTNLPEAEFS